Proteins encoded together in one Chitinophaga varians window:
- a CDS encoding regulatory protein RecX, producing MEKELEMLRRYCAYQERCHQEVKYKCLELGLRGDAVEEAIAELIADNFLNEERYAKAFAGGKFRIKQWGRNKIKAELKQKQVSDYCIRKGLAEIDEDDYYAVLLKLADRKWQSLDRETALKRRYKTTQHLLQRGFESSLINDVLEEIANNDA from the coding sequence ATGGAAAAAGAACTGGAGATGCTGCGCCGCTACTGTGCCTATCAGGAGCGGTGCCATCAGGAAGTGAAATATAAATGCCTGGAGCTGGGACTACGGGGCGATGCAGTGGAAGAAGCCATTGCGGAACTGATAGCAGACAATTTCCTGAATGAGGAAAGATATGCCAAAGCTTTTGCCGGCGGCAAATTCAGGATAAAACAATGGGGCCGCAATAAAATAAAGGCGGAACTGAAACAGAAACAAGTGTCTGACTACTGCATCCGCAAAGGGCTGGCAGAGATTGACGAAGACGACTACTACGCTGTATTGTTGAAGCTGGCTGACAGGAAATGGCAGTCACTAGACCGTGAAACTGCGCTCAAACGGCGGTACAAAACCACGCAACACCTTTTGCAGCGCGGATTTGAAAGCTCCCTGATTAACGATGTGCTTGAAGAAATTGCAAATAATGATGCCTGA
- a CDS encoding amidohydrolase: MADLKVTLIQSRLYWEDIAANLQMFDEKIDSIGERTEVVFLPEMFSTGFSMQPEKLAETMDGSAVQWMKKKAAEKNIILTGSLIIEENGHYVNRLIWMLPNGTYGTYDKRHLFGYAGEHEHYQPGNKRLIAQVKGWKINLNICYDMRFPVWARNTIQEDGTPAYDVLVYVANWPERRSTAWTTLLQARAIENQCYAIGVNRVGDDGNKIYHSGETSLIDPMGEVIYRKSHDEDIFTYTLQRDRLEEVRKNIPFLKDADNFTILSNELV, translated from the coding sequence ATGGCAGATTTAAAAGTTACACTGATACAATCCCGGCTTTACTGGGAGGATATTGCGGCAAACCTGCAGATGTTCGATGAAAAAATCGACAGCATTGGTGAGCGGACAGAAGTGGTATTTTTACCCGAAATGTTCAGCACCGGCTTCAGCATGCAGCCGGAGAAACTGGCGGAAACCATGGACGGAAGCGCTGTGCAGTGGATGAAGAAAAAGGCTGCGGAAAAAAATATCATCCTCACCGGCAGCCTGATCATCGAAGAAAATGGTCATTATGTAAACCGCCTCATCTGGATGCTGCCCAACGGCACCTATGGCACCTACGATAAGCGCCACCTGTTTGGTTATGCCGGCGAACATGAGCATTACCAGCCGGGCAACAAACGGCTGATTGCCCAGGTGAAAGGCTGGAAAATCAATCTGAATATCTGTTATGATATGCGTTTCCCGGTATGGGCCCGCAATACCATCCAGGAAGACGGCACCCCCGCCTATGATGTGCTGGTATATGTGGCCAACTGGCCGGAACGCCGCAGCACTGCATGGACCACACTGCTGCAGGCCCGCGCCATCGAAAACCAGTGTTACGCTATCGGCGTTAACAGGGTCGGCGATGACGGCAATAAAATCTACCACAGCGGCGAAACCAGCCTGATAGATCCTATGGGAGAAGTTATCTACCGCAAATCACACGACGAGGATATTTTTACGTATACCCTTCAACGTGACAGGCTGGAAGAAGTCAGGAAAAACATTCCTTTCCTGAAAGATGCCGACAACTTCACTATTCTCAGTAACGAACTCGTTTAA
- a CDS encoding VOC family protein, with protein MLLQAVHHIAVICADYHRSKAFYTDVLGLQVIREVYREERDSWKLDLALGDQYVIELFSFPGPPPRPSRPEACGLRHLAFAVNDIAAAVQQLQQKGVTTEPIRTDPYTGKRFTFFTDPDGLPLELYEQP; from the coding sequence ATGCTCCTGCAGGCCGTACACCACATCGCTGTTATTTGTGCTGATTACCATCGTAGCAAAGCCTTTTATACCGATGTGCTGGGCTTGCAGGTCATCCGGGAGGTATACCGCGAAGAGCGGGACTCCTGGAAGCTGGACCTGGCGCTGGGCGACCAGTATGTGATAGAGCTTTTTTCTTTCCCCGGTCCGCCTCCGCGCCCCAGTCGGCCCGAAGCCTGTGGCCTCCGGCACCTTGCCTTTGCGGTGAACGATATCGCTGCTGCGGTACAGCAACTGCAACAGAAAGGCGTAACCACCGAACCCATTCGCACAGACCCTTACACCGGTAAGCGTTTCACTTTTTTTACTGACCCTGATGGCCTACCTTTAGAGTTGTACGAGCAACCCTAA
- the nagA gene encoding N-acetylglucosamine-6-phosphate deacetylase: MPAIYTNALIFTGDRILSDHAVVTDGHVITGIVPASEYKGHPDVIDLEGGFMAPAFVDLQVYGGNGSIFFLDPSVESLRATYEASKAGGAAHIMPTLATIAPEKVLLAIQAVRDYWQEGGKGVLGLHLEGPFINPVKKGAHLEKYIHPLTREDVNWILHHGKDVVKMITLAPECCDPALVKELQDAGITIFAGHSNATYAEAIAAFENGIHHVTHLFNAMSPLESRAPGLVGTVYNQPKIFASIVADGVHVDFATVSISHKIMDGRLFLISDAAAENHEGDYIYIQQKDRYVNAAGVLAGSRLTMLQAVHNCVEKAGIPLHTALQMASLYPARALRLHNRLGRIETGYEAAFIVLRDHWDMTVYC, translated from the coding sequence ATGCCCGCTATTTATACAAACGCCCTGATATTCACCGGCGACCGGATTCTCAGTGACCACGCGGTGGTGACGGACGGTCATGTGATTACAGGCATCGTACCGGCTTCCGAATACAAAGGCCATCCTGATGTGATAGACCTGGAAGGAGGCTTCATGGCGCCGGCTTTCGTGGATTTACAGGTGTACGGCGGCAATGGCAGCATATTCTTCCTGGACCCGTCTGTAGAAAGCCTTCGGGCCACCTACGAAGCCAGTAAGGCCGGCGGCGCCGCCCATATTATGCCTACGCTGGCCACCATAGCGCCGGAGAAAGTGTTGCTGGCCATACAGGCTGTCAGGGACTACTGGCAGGAAGGCGGGAAAGGTGTGCTGGGGTTGCATCTGGAAGGTCCTTTTATCAATCCGGTAAAAAAGGGAGCGCATCTTGAAAAGTACATCCATCCGCTTACCCGCGAAGATGTAAACTGGATACTACATCACGGCAAAGACGTGGTGAAGATGATCACCCTCGCGCCGGAATGCTGCGATCCCGCACTGGTAAAGGAATTACAGGATGCAGGCATCACTATTTTTGCGGGTCACAGCAATGCTACCTATGCAGAGGCAATAGCCGCTTTCGAAAACGGGATTCATCATGTAACGCACCTGTTCAATGCCATGTCACCGCTGGAAAGCCGCGCTCCCGGGTTGGTGGGAACGGTGTACAACCAACCTAAAATATTCGCCAGTATTGTGGCAGACGGTGTCCACGTGGATTTCGCCACGGTCAGCATCAGCCACAAGATCATGGACGGCCGCCTTTTTCTGATCTCTGATGCAGCAGCAGAAAACCATGAAGGGGACTATATCTATATACAACAGAAAGACCGCTATGTAAATGCAGCAGGCGTACTGGCCGGTTCCCGGCTGACCATGCTGCAGGCGGTACACAATTGTGTGGAGAAGGCCGGCATACCGTTGCATACCGCCCTTCAGATGGCATCCCTTTACCCGGCGCGGGCTTTACGCCTCCACAACCGGTTAGGGCGCATCGAAACAGGCTATGAGGCGGCCTTTATCGTGCTGCGGGACCACTGGGATATGACAGTTTACTGTTAA
- a CDS encoding ArnT family glycosyltransferase — translation MDAIIRFFTRRQYKNLFLLTWLVLGLLQACFSDLWDDEAYYWVYSRHMDWGYFDHPPMIALLIKMGYGIFHNELGVRLFIVLINTATLWITSRLIASKDNILFYLIMGAMGAMQIGGMLAVPDLPLIFFAAVYFWAYRYFLASQNWRNTLLLGVAMALMFYSKYHGILLVFFTVLSNMNLLRVGKFWAACIITTILFFPHIYWQYTHGFPSLQYHLVERNASSYDITYTLDYLVGQLLLFGPLLGWLLLYYAFRCPIQNTFERALKFSLIGVLVFFAISTFKGRVEANWTVMVFTPVVILAHQAIIRKGWSRKPLLYTLPVSLLLVLVTRIYMVWDFMPGVEVRPEIHHNKEWTSALAARAEGRPVVFVNSYQLPSKYMFYTGNLSYSLNSRYSRRSQYNFWDTETQLWGKPAMVVFEPGIDMPVTDSIKTIRGTWDINIQPAYYSYSLVQMKAGLQRIKARPREQVNVLLQPNNGYKMPLPINRDNPPMLGYGFSQKDEYLPVVKSDLTLERAMLRRVVTMPVTMPDKPGEYLLKFCVFAGDLPPTHNSQGIKVTVVK, via the coding sequence ATGGATGCCATAATCCGTTTTTTTACGAGACGCCAGTACAAGAACCTGTTCCTGTTGACCTGGTTGGTCCTGGGCCTCTTACAAGCCTGTTTTTCTGATCTGTGGGATGATGAAGCCTATTATTGGGTGTATTCCCGTCACATGGACTGGGGATATTTTGATCATCCGCCGATGATAGCCCTCCTCATAAAAATGGGCTACGGCATTTTTCATAATGAACTGGGCGTCCGGCTGTTTATTGTGCTGATCAATACCGCCACTTTGTGGATCACCTCCCGGCTGATTGCTTCTAAAGACAATATCCTGTTTTACCTGATCATGGGCGCCATGGGCGCTATGCAGATAGGCGGCATGCTGGCCGTGCCGGACCTACCGCTGATATTTTTTGCGGCAGTGTATTTCTGGGCCTACCGTTATTTTCTGGCCAGCCAGAACTGGCGTAACACACTGTTGCTGGGCGTTGCCATGGCATTGATGTTTTACAGCAAGTACCATGGCATATTGTTGGTGTTCTTTACCGTATTGTCCAACATGAACCTGTTGCGGGTGGGCAAGTTCTGGGCTGCCTGTATCATCACGACCATTCTCTTTTTCCCGCATATTTACTGGCAGTACACACATGGTTTCCCTTCTCTTCAGTACCACCTGGTAGAACGCAACGCCTCGTCTTATGATATCACGTACACGCTTGATTACCTGGTCGGGCAGCTGCTGTTGTTTGGGCCGCTGCTTGGCTGGTTATTGTTGTACTACGCTTTCCGTTGCCCTATTCAGAACACCTTTGAGCGTGCGCTGAAATTCAGCCTGATCGGGGTATTGGTGTTTTTCGCTATCAGCACCTTCAAGGGAAGAGTAGAGGCCAACTGGACGGTGATGGTGTTTACACCGGTGGTGATCCTGGCCCATCAGGCGATCATTCGCAAAGGCTGGTCCCGCAAGCCATTGTTATATACGCTGCCTGTTTCGCTGTTACTGGTATTGGTAACGCGGATATACATGGTCTGGGATTTTATGCCCGGTGTGGAAGTAAGGCCGGAGATACATCACAACAAAGAATGGACATCAGCGCTGGCCGCCCGTGCGGAAGGCCGTCCGGTGGTGTTCGTGAACAGCTATCAGCTGCCTTCCAAGTATATGTTCTATACAGGCAACTTATCGTATAGCCTTAACAGTCGCTATTCCCGGCGCAGCCAGTATAATTTCTGGGACACGGAAACGCAGCTGTGGGGCAAACCGGCCATGGTCGTATTTGAACCGGGTATTGATATGCCCGTAACGGACAGTATCAAAACCATCCGCGGAACGTGGGACATCAATATACAGCCGGCTTACTATTCTTATTCACTGGTGCAGATGAAGGCGGGGCTACAGCGTATCAAGGCCCGTCCGCGTGAGCAGGTAAATGTGCTGTTGCAGCCGAACAACGGGTACAAAATGCCGCTTCCGATAAACCGCGATAACCCGCCCATGCTGGGTTATGGCTTCTCCCAAAAGGATGAATATTTACCGGTGGTAAAATCGGACCTGACGCTCGAACGTGCTATGCTGCGCCGGGTGGTGACCATGCCGGTAACGATGCCGGACAAACCAGGTGAATACCTGCTGAAGTTCTGTGTGTTTGCAGGGGATTTGCCGCCTACCCATAATAGTCAGGGGATTAAGGTGACAGTCGTAAAATAA
- the thiL gene encoding thiamine-phosphate kinase, with product MEERTEIKDLGEFGLIDYLTRNIEIQNASTVLGVGDDAAVIDHFGKQTVISTDMLVEGIHFDLMYTPLKHLGYKSVVVNLSDIYAMNATPTQITMSVAFSNKVSLEALNEFYEGVYAACEKYGVDLIGGDTSNSQKGFIISVTAIGEVTPDQFVKRSTAQKGDLLCVTGDLGAAYLGLTLLEREKKIFLENPDVKPDLEDQTYIIGRQLKPEARKDIIEFLHEQEIVPTSMMDVSDGLSSEILHIAKQSNLGVVVYEDKIPIAQESKEMALKFSLDPTACALSGGEDYELLFTMKQQDYDKIVLNEQISVIGYMADIAEGAHIHTKGGNKFKLVAQGWNAFQQ from the coding sequence ATGGAAGAAAGAACAGAAATAAAAGATCTGGGTGAATTTGGCCTTATCGACTATCTCACCAGGAACATAGAAATACAAAATGCCAGCACCGTACTCGGTGTAGGCGACGATGCCGCCGTCATCGACCATTTCGGCAAACAAACCGTTATCAGCACGGACATGCTGGTAGAAGGCATCCACTTCGACCTGATGTATACGCCCCTGAAACACCTCGGCTATAAATCAGTAGTGGTCAACCTCTCCGATATCTATGCCATGAACGCCACTCCCACTCAGATCACCATGAGCGTGGCCTTCTCCAACAAAGTATCACTGGAAGCCCTGAACGAATTTTATGAAGGCGTATATGCCGCCTGCGAAAAATACGGCGTAGACCTCATCGGCGGCGATACCAGCAACTCCCAGAAAGGATTTATCATCAGTGTGACTGCCATCGGCGAAGTTACCCCCGATCAGTTCGTGAAAAGGTCTACTGCTCAGAAGGGCGACCTGCTCTGCGTTACAGGCGATCTGGGCGCTGCCTACCTTGGCCTTACCCTGCTGGAAAGAGAAAAGAAAATTTTCCTGGAAAACCCGGACGTTAAACCCGATCTGGAAGACCAGACCTATATCATCGGCCGGCAACTGAAGCCGGAAGCCCGCAAAGACATCATCGAATTCCTGCACGAGCAGGAAATTGTGCCCACTTCCATGATGGACGTGAGCGATGGCCTCAGCTCAGAAATACTCCACATCGCCAAACAAAGCAACCTCGGCGTAGTAGTGTATGAAGACAAAATCCCCATTGCACAGGAAAGCAAGGAAATGGCCCTGAAATTCAGCCTGGACCCCACCGCCTGCGCACTCAGCGGCGGAGAAGATTACGAGCTGCTCTTCACCATGAAACAGCAGGATTATGATAAAATCGTTCTCAATGAACAAATCAGCGTGATCGGCTATATGGCGGACATCGCCGAAGGCGCTCATATCCACACCAAAGGCGGCAACAAGTTCAAGCTGGTGGCACAAGGCTGGAATGCCTTCCAGCAATAG
- a CDS encoding inositol monophosphatase family protein, whose protein sequence is MLKSTLLKATEAGGKILQQYFNGAFEVSSKSTVNDLVTEADKKSEAVIIEVIRQTYPDHFILSEEVGAIQTDSAFKWIIDPIDGTVNFANGIPICCVSIGVEKEGEMVLGAVYNPFMNELFIAEKGKGATLNDNPIHVSAKANVATSCLVTGFPYKWEESDNNPLQVLTSVIKQGIPVRRLGSAAIDLCWVACGRFDGFWEHHLQAWDSAAGYLMVEEAGGKVTHFSGDKYSPYQKDILATNGHIHSELQHLINGK, encoded by the coding sequence ATGCTAAAATCTACTTTACTCAAAGCTACAGAAGCCGGCGGAAAAATACTCCAACAATATTTTAACGGGGCATTTGAAGTGAGCAGCAAAAGCACAGTCAACGACCTCGTAACAGAGGCGGATAAAAAATCTGAAGCGGTAATTATCGAGGTAATACGCCAGACTTACCCTGACCACTTCATTCTCAGCGAGGAAGTGGGCGCCATCCAAACAGATTCTGCTTTTAAGTGGATTATTGACCCGATAGACGGCACGGTCAATTTTGCCAATGGCATTCCCATCTGCTGCGTCTCCATAGGCGTGGAAAAAGAAGGGGAAATGGTGCTGGGAGCGGTATACAATCCTTTTATGAACGAGCTGTTCATCGCTGAAAAAGGCAAGGGCGCCACCCTGAACGATAACCCCATCCATGTGTCTGCCAAAGCAAACGTAGCCACCTCCTGCCTGGTGACCGGATTTCCCTACAAATGGGAAGAAAGTGACAATAACCCTTTACAGGTGCTCACCAGCGTAATTAAGCAGGGTATTCCCGTGCGCCGCCTGGGCTCCGCGGCCATAGACCTCTGCTGGGTGGCCTGCGGCCGGTTCGATGGCTTCTGGGAACATCATCTCCAGGCCTGGGACAGCGCTGCCGGCTACCTCATGGTAGAAGAAGCAGGCGGCAAAGTGACCCACTTCTCCGGTGACAAATATTCTCCCTATCAAAAAGATATACTGGCCACCAACGGCCATATCCATAGTGAATTGCAGCACCTCATTAACGGTAAATAA
- a CDS encoding GH3 auxin-responsive promoter family protein gives MAIIGNLISRSLRIRKKFTFKLGTPRQYQLQVLHRLLEKAKDTEFGRHYDFQDILDSPNFIGQYREKIPVHNYSKMHKEWWYRCLEGEANVSWPEKIKYFALSSGTSESASKHIPVTKAMLKTVKKVGVKQLYSMVNFNIPPKSFTKGILMLGGTTSLFEKGDYYEGDMSGIQAKNIPKWFRRFYKPGGSISRKPNWEQRIKLIVRKAPTWDVGTVCGVPAWVQIVFEEIIKYHGVKNIHEIWPNLAIYIHGGVSFEPYRDSFQKLLGKPINFIETYMASEGSFGFQARPNVRGIKLVLNAGIFYEFIPFNEENFDADGEVKPNPKSYMINEVVEDVEYAVMLSTCAGAWRYLIGDVVKFTSVKEHEIVIVGRTKQFLSLAGEHMSVDNMNKAIDTVQKKMGITIREFTVAGFPYENLFAHRWYIGTDQPVADVAKIREIIDQTLAEVNDDYAVERTSALKEVFVEVLPNEVFIDYLRCKGKEGAMNKFPRVMKGEKLKDWEKFLAGKTVKHQA, from the coding sequence ATGGCCATCATAGGTAATCTGATTTCCAGGTCACTACGTATCAGGAAGAAGTTCACGTTTAAGTTAGGTACACCTCGCCAATACCAGCTGCAGGTGCTGCACCGTCTGTTGGAGAAGGCCAAGGATACTGAGTTTGGCCGGCACTACGATTTCCAGGACATTTTGGACAGTCCGAATTTTATCGGTCAGTACCGGGAGAAAATACCTGTGCATAACTACAGTAAGATGCACAAAGAGTGGTGGTACCGCTGCCTGGAAGGGGAAGCTAACGTAAGCTGGCCCGAGAAGATCAAGTATTTTGCGCTGAGCTCCGGTACGTCCGAGTCTGCCAGCAAGCATATTCCTGTTACCAAAGCCATGTTGAAGACGGTGAAGAAGGTAGGAGTGAAGCAGTTGTACTCCATGGTCAACTTCAACATTCCGCCAAAGTCTTTTACAAAAGGTATCCTGATGTTGGGAGGTACTACCTCCCTGTTTGAAAAGGGCGACTATTACGAAGGAGATATGAGTGGCATCCAGGCCAAGAATATCCCGAAGTGGTTCCGCCGTTTTTATAAGCCGGGGGGCAGCATTTCACGTAAGCCCAACTGGGAACAGCGTATCAAACTGATCGTGCGTAAGGCGCCAACCTGGGACGTAGGCACCGTTTGTGGTGTGCCGGCCTGGGTACAGATCGTGTTTGAAGAGATCATCAAATACCATGGCGTAAAAAATATTCACGAGATATGGCCTAACCTGGCTATCTATATCCATGGCGGGGTGTCTTTTGAACCTTACCGGGATAGTTTCCAGAAACTGCTGGGCAAGCCGATCAACTTCATAGAGACTTACATGGCCTCTGAAGGCTCTTTCGGTTTCCAGGCACGTCCAAACGTAAGAGGCATCAAACTGGTGCTGAACGCCGGTATCTTCTACGAATTCATTCCTTTCAATGAGGAAAACTTCGACGCAGACGGGGAAGTAAAGCCTAATCCCAAATCTTACATGATCAACGAGGTGGTGGAAGATGTGGAGTATGCGGTGATGTTGTCTACCTGCGCAGGAGCCTGGCGTTACCTGATTGGTGACGTGGTGAAATTCACTTCCGTGAAGGAGCATGAAATCGTGATCGTGGGCCGTACGAAACAGTTCCTCAGCCTTGCCGGTGAGCATATGAGCGTTGACAATATGAACAAGGCTATCGACACGGTACAGAAAAAGATGGGCATTACCATCCGTGAGTTTACCGTGGCTGGTTTCCCTTACGAAAACCTGTTCGCGCACCGCTGGTATATTGGTACAGACCAACCGGTGGCCGATGTGGCTAAAATCCGGGAAATCATCGATCAGACCCTGGCTGAAGTGAACGACGACTATGCCGTGGAAAGAACTTCTGCGCTGAAAGAGGTGTTTGTGGAAGTACTGCCTAACGAAGTATTTATCGATTACCTGCGTTGCAAAGGCAAAGAAGGCGCGATGAATAAATTCCCACGGGTAATGAAAGGAGAAAAACTGAAAGACTGGGAGAAATTCCTGGCCGGTAAAACAGTGAAGCATCAGGCATAA
- a CDS encoding LysE family translocator gives MITSIVAGLGLGLFLSLSVGPVIFAIIKYSINNGFKAGISFALGVSMSDIFFVVTGNLATSFINGLEEYKRSIGVVGGFLLIGMGLYGLFFKKVRISTGDEKPEMFRTHDYLKIWLAGFLMNTLNPGVIIFWLGVCVANAATSVGHRFVMYGVCLSLVLSADILKVFISDKIRHKLTLTNVEWLNRIAGVSMIIFGVVLLYKVMFELGTLGH, from the coding sequence ATGATAACATCAATTGTAGCTGGATTAGGACTGGGATTATTTCTGTCGTTATCGGTGGGGCCTGTAATATTCGCCATCATCAAGTACAGTATCAATAATGGTTTCAAGGCAGGTATCAGCTTTGCGCTGGGCGTGTCTATGAGTGATATTTTCTTTGTGGTGACCGGAAACCTGGCAACCTCCTTTATCAACGGACTGGAAGAATACAAACGTTCTATTGGCGTAGTAGGCGGTTTTCTGCTGATTGGCATGGGCCTTTACGGCCTTTTCTTCAAAAAGGTAAGGATCAGTACCGGTGATGAAAAGCCGGAGATGTTCCGTACACACGACTATCTGAAGATATGGTTGGCCGGCTTTCTGATGAACACCCTTAATCCCGGTGTAATCATTTTCTGGCTGGGCGTATGTGTGGCCAATGCCGCCACGTCTGTTGGCCACCGGTTCGTGATGTATGGCGTATGCCTGTCGCTCGTGCTCTCCGCGGATATCCTCAAAGTGTTCATCTCCGACAAAATCCGCCATAAACTCACACTCACCAATGTGGAATGGCTGAACCGTATAGCCGGTGTGAGCATGATCATCTTTGGAGTGGTGTTATTGTATAAGGTGATGTTTGAGCTGGGAACATTAGGCCACTAG
- a CDS encoding 2-oxoacid:ferredoxin oxidoreductase subunit beta has translation MSTATIAPQALTAKDFATDQEVRWCPGCGDYSILKQVQTIMPSLGIPRENIVIVSGIGCSSRFPYYMNTYGMHSIHGRATAIASGLKATRPELSVWIVTGDGDGLSIGGNHTIHLLRRNFDVNVMLFNNQIYGLTKGQYSPTSEENKVTKSTPFGSIDHPFNPLALALGADATFIARSMDRDPKHLQELLKRSHAHKGASFLEIYQNCNIFNDGAFEIFTEKSSKAEETLFVEQGQPLIFGAQKNKGIRLDGLKPVVVELGSEYSAADLWIHDESDFYKAQLLTRLFDDPRIEGHMPRPFGVFYQTQRPTYEAVMAAQLEDALSRKGAGDLDKLLAGNETWTITA, from the coding sequence ATGTCAACAGCAACTATAGCTCCGCAGGCCTTAACAGCCAAAGATTTTGCAACGGACCAGGAAGTGCGCTGGTGCCCTGGCTGCGGCGACTACTCTATACTTAAACAGGTACAAACCATTATGCCTTCGCTGGGCATTCCCCGCGAAAATATTGTGATCGTTTCAGGTATCGGCTGTTCTTCGCGCTTTCCATACTACATGAACACTTACGGCATGCACTCGATCCACGGGCGTGCTACGGCCATCGCTTCCGGCCTCAAGGCTACCCGCCCTGAGCTGAGCGTATGGATCGTTACCGGCGACGGCGACGGCCTGTCTATCGGTGGTAACCACACTATCCACCTGCTGCGCCGCAACTTCGATGTGAACGTGATGCTGTTCAACAACCAGATTTATGGCCTCACCAAAGGACAATACTCTCCTACTTCCGAAGAGAACAAAGTGACCAAGTCCACTCCTTTCGGCAGTATCGACCATCCGTTCAACCCGCTGGCACTGGCACTGGGCGCTGACGCCACCTTCATTGCCCGCAGTATGGACCGTGACCCGAAACACCTGCAGGAACTGCTGAAACGCAGCCACGCCCACAAAGGCGCTTCCTTCCTGGAAATATACCAGAACTGCAACATCTTCAATGATGGCGCATTTGAGATATTCACCGAAAAATCCAGCAAAGCAGAAGAAACCCTGTTCGTAGAACAAGGACAACCGCTGATCTTCGGCGCCCAGAAAAATAAAGGCATCCGCCTCGATGGCCTCAAACCTGTTGTAGTGGAACTGGGCAGCGAATACAGCGCCGCCGACCTCTGGATACACGACGAAAGCGACTTTTATAAAGCACAGCTGCTGACACGCCTGTTCGACGACCCGCGTATCGAAGGACATATGCCACGGCCTTTTGGCGTGTTCTATCAGACACAACGTCCAACTTACGAAGCAGTAATGGCCGCTCAACTCGAAGACGCCCTCTCCAGAAAAGGAGCCGGCGATCTGGATAAGTTACTGGCCGGAAATGAAACATGGACAATTACAGCGTAA
- a CDS encoding carboxymuconolactone decarboxylase family protein, whose product MSNTIQEFNDYRSKMNEVILGKQNKVINRLFNLDTNTYAEGALSTKTKEMLGLVASMVLRCDDCIKYHLGKCHEQGISTEEMYEIFAVANIVGGTIVIPHTRRAAEYWEELNNQ is encoded by the coding sequence ATGTCAAATACGATTCAGGAGTTCAACGACTACCGCAGTAAGATGAACGAAGTGATTCTGGGAAAGCAGAACAAAGTGATTAACAGGCTGTTCAACCTCGATACCAACACCTATGCCGAAGGTGCGCTGAGCACGAAGACGAAGGAAATGCTGGGACTGGTAGCCTCTATGGTGCTTCGTTGTGACGACTGCATCAAATACCATCTGGGCAAATGCCATGAACAGGGCATCAGTACCGAAGAGATGTATGAGATCTTTGCGGTAGCCAACATCGTGGGCGGAACCATTGTTATTCCGCATACCCGCCGGGCAGCTGAATATTGGGAAGAGCTGAATAATCAGTAA